The Deinococcus hopiensis KR-140 genome has a window encoding:
- a CDS encoding DegT/DnrJ/EryC1/StrS family aminotransferase, whose amino-acid sequence MTETAVRKLERALQPWPVFEADEVEAATHVLQSGKVNYWTGTKGREFEREYADALGVKHAIALHNGTVALELALHGLGIGVGDEVITTPRTFIASASAAVMRGAVPVMADVDPNSGNITAETIARVLTPRTKAIIAVHLAGWPCDMDPIMDLAREHGLYVIEDCAQAHGAMYKGQPVGSLGHVGCFSFCQDKILTTGGEGGLLVTNDEVLWKKAWAFKDHGKSYDAVYHREHPPGFRWLHESFGTNWRMLEFQAAIGRLQLRKLPDWTARRQQNAAVLYERFSVLEALRTPTPHEDFIHAQYKFYTYVRPERLGEGWSRDRIMNELTARGVPCFSGSCSEIYLEKAFTEAGYGPAERLPVARELGETSLMFLVHPTLSSSDLQAVADLVEEVVLQATR is encoded by the coding sequence ATGACGGAAACGGCAGTGCGGAAGCTGGAGCGGGCCTTGCAGCCCTGGCCCGTCTTCGAGGCGGACGAGGTGGAGGCCGCCACTCATGTGCTTCAATCAGGAAAGGTTAACTACTGGACCGGCACCAAGGGCCGCGAGTTCGAGCGGGAATACGCGGATGCCCTTGGGGTCAAGCACGCCATCGCCCTGCATAACGGGACGGTGGCGCTGGAACTGGCACTGCACGGCTTAGGCATCGGTGTGGGCGACGAGGTGATCACCACGCCGCGCACCTTTATTGCCTCGGCCAGCGCAGCAGTCATGCGCGGGGCGGTACCGGTCATGGCAGATGTGGACCCGAATAGTGGCAACATCACGGCCGAGACCATCGCGCGGGTGCTTACACCGCGCACGAAAGCCATCATCGCCGTTCACCTGGCCGGATGGCCCTGCGATATGGACCCCATCATGGACTTGGCCCGTGAGCATGGCTTGTACGTGATTGAGGACTGCGCTCAGGCACATGGAGCGATGTACAAGGGGCAGCCTGTGGGATCCTTAGGACACGTCGGGTGCTTCTCCTTCTGTCAGGACAAGATCCTTACCACTGGCGGCGAGGGCGGCCTGCTCGTCACCAACGATGAGGTCCTGTGGAAAAAAGCTTGGGCCTTCAAGGACCACGGCAAGAGTTATGACGCTGTGTATCACCGTGAGCACCCACCTGGCTTTCGTTGGCTGCACGAGTCCTTCGGCACCAATTGGCGCATGCTGGAATTTCAGGCGGCCATTGGACGGCTCCAGTTGCGTAAGCTGCCCGATTGGACAGCGCGACGCCAGCAGAATGCGGCTGTCTTATACGAACGCTTCTCCGTCCTAGAGGCCCTGCGCACTCCAACGCCCCATGAGGACTTCATCCACGCCCAGTACAAGTTCTATACCTATGTCCGCCCGGAACGGCTGGGTGAGGGCTGGTCGCGGGACCGTATCATGAATGAACTTACTGCTCGTGGCGTACCCTGCTTCAGCGGCAGTTGCTCAGAAATATATTTGGAAAAGGCATTTACCGAGGCCGGATATGGCCCCGCAGAGCGACTGCCCGTAGCGCGCGAACTGGGCGAGACCTCGCTGATGTTCCTGGTCCATCCCACCCTGTCGTCGTCTGACCTACAAGCTGTAGCCGACTTGGTGGAAGAGGTGGTACTTCAGGCCACGCGCTGA
- a CDS encoding acetyltransferase: protein MSDILVVGAGGHAKVVIATLRAAGGVVGSVLDDNPASWGTEVLGCPVLGGTERLEGGEKSAILAIGSNRTRQAISARFPEVEWVTVVHPAATVHRTAHLGAGTVIFAGAVVQPDAWLGNHVIINTGATVDHDCVLEDYVHMAPGSNLAGNVQLAEGVFLGIGSSAVPGVQVGAWTTVGAGGVVVKNLPAGVTATGIPARPRIKQERGEA, encoded by the coding sequence GTGAGCGATATACTGGTAGTCGGGGCAGGGGGACACGCCAAGGTCGTGATCGCCACGCTCCGGGCCGCTGGGGGAGTGGTTGGAAGTGTGCTGGACGACAATCCCGCTTCCTGGGGAACGGAGGTGCTGGGCTGCCCTGTTCTAGGGGGAACCGAGCGGCTGGAGGGCGGCGAGAAGTCGGCCATCCTCGCCATCGGCAGCAACCGCACCCGGCAAGCAATTAGCGCTCGTTTTCCAGAGGTTGAGTGGGTCACGGTAGTCCATCCGGCGGCGACGGTACATAGAACTGCTCACCTAGGAGCAGGAACGGTGATTTTCGCAGGAGCAGTGGTGCAGCCGGACGCCTGGTTGGGAAACCACGTCATCATTAATACGGGCGCAACAGTGGATCATGATTGCGTGCTGGAAGATTACGTCCATATGGCTCCCGGCTCCAATTTGGCGGGGAACGTGCAGCTGGCTGAGGGTGTATTTCTGGGCATAGGCAGTTCTGCCGTCCCGGGCGTGCAGGTTGGCGCATGGACCACGGTGGGAGCGGGGGGCGTCGTGGTGAAGAATCTACCTGCGGGCGTCACGGCAACCGGAATTCCTGCCCGGCCCAGGATAAAACAAGAGAGGGGAGAGGCATGA
- a CDS encoding sugar transferase, with protein sequence MRAASRRKANQAKRALDVVASGVGLLALSPVLGGISLLVRRQMGSPVLFRQQRPGLYSQPFTMYKFRTMRDVTDSQGRVLPDQERLTPLGRFLRSTSLDELPELFNVLRGDMSLVGPRPLLMEYLDRYTPEQARRHEVRPGITGWAQVNGRNAISWEEKFKLDVWYVDNRSLALDFKILWMTLLKVVRREGISAAGEATMPTFKGTQQGKA encoded by the coding sequence ATGCGCGCAGCAAGTCGAAGAAAGGCGAATCAGGCCAAGCGCGCGCTTGACGTAGTGGCATCTGGGGTAGGACTGCTGGCCCTAAGTCCGGTCCTGGGCGGAATCTCCCTGTTGGTCCGCCGCCAGATGGGCTCGCCCGTCCTCTTCCGCCAGCAGCGCCCCGGCCTGTACAGCCAGCCCTTCACCATGTACAAGTTCCGCACCATGCGCGACGTGACCGACAGCCAGGGACGAGTCCTTCCCGATCAAGAGCGCCTCACGCCCCTAGGCCGCTTTCTGCGCTCCACGTCCCTTGACGAGTTGCCCGAGCTGTTCAACGTATTGCGCGGCGACATGAGCTTGGTAGGTCCCCGCCCTCTGCTAATGGAGTACCTGGACCGCTACACGCCTGAGCAGGCGCGGCGGCACGAGGTACGGCCCGGTATCACGGGTTGGGCCCAAGTCAACGGTCGTAACGCAATTTCATGGGAGGAAAAGTTCAAACTGGACGTGTGGTATGTAGATAATAGGAGCTTGGCATTGGATTTCAAAATTCTGTGGATGACGTTGCTTAAGGTTGTTAGGCGCGAGGGCATCAGCGCGGCGGGCGAAGCCACCATGCCTACCTTCAAAGGGACGCAGCAGGGTAAGGCGTGA
- a CDS encoding glycosyltransferase family 4 protein, whose translation MTLHVWFVNHYALAPDQAGGTRHHTLARLMQAQDVDVTLIASSVDYTSRQDTRLTTGETLKIKREEGVRFVWIRTPTYTGNNLGRGRNMLAFAQAVLALRPSDELPRPDVVIGSSPHLFAAGAAWVLARKFGVPFVLEIRDIWPKTLVDLGGMSEHHPLVLVFGWLERWLYRHAAVVVSLLPGSRGHIEEVAGRSVPFMWLPNGIDVQPLRQFSPTGQRDTFDVVYAGAHGAANSLDTVLEAAAVLRRSADPRAATIRFVLVGDGPEKARLQGVAEERGLTNVVFRAPVPKRQVPEVLAGADACLMPLKDSPVFKHGVSPNKLFDYFSAARPVIFAINTPLSAVEEAGAGLSIQPEDPQALADAALRLAALAPQEREAMGERGLAYVAEHHDMKRLARRLANVLHVVAGSKGRKR comes from the coding sequence ATGACCCTGCACGTGTGGTTTGTCAACCACTACGCGCTAGCCCCCGACCAAGCGGGCGGAACGCGTCACCACACCCTGGCGCGGCTGATGCAGGCGCAAGACGTGGACGTGACCCTGATTGCCTCCAGCGTGGACTACACTTCCCGGCAAGACACGCGTCTGACCACGGGGGAGACCCTCAAAATCAAGCGGGAAGAGGGCGTGCGCTTCGTTTGGATCAGAACCCCAACGTACACCGGCAACAACCTGGGGCGAGGCCGCAACATGCTTGCTTTCGCGCAGGCGGTGCTGGCGCTGCGGCCCTCTGACGAGTTGCCCCGTCCGGACGTGGTAATCGGTTCCAGTCCGCACCTGTTCGCGGCGGGGGCAGCCTGGGTTCTGGCTCGGAAATTTGGTGTGCCCTTTGTGCTGGAGATTCGGGACATCTGGCCCAAGACCCTGGTGGACCTGGGGGGAATGTCTGAGCATCACCCTTTGGTGCTGGTCTTTGGGTGGCTGGAAAGGTGGCTTTACCGACACGCGGCGGTGGTGGTCAGCCTGCTGCCAGGATCAAGGGGTCACATTGAGGAGGTAGCGGGGCGTTCAGTCCCGTTCATGTGGCTTCCCAACGGCATAGATGTGCAGCCCCTTAGACAATTTTCCCCTACGGGCCAGCGTGACACCTTTGATGTGGTCTATGCCGGAGCACACGGTGCGGCCAACAGCCTCGACACCGTTTTGGAAGCGGCGGCGGTCCTGCGCCGGAGTGCAGACCCCCGAGCGGCCACCATTCGTTTCGTGCTGGTGGGCGACGGCCCCGAAAAGGCGAGGCTGCAAGGGGTGGCCGAAGAGCGTGGCCTGACAAACGTCGTATTTCGGGCCCCGGTGCCTAAGCGTCAGGTGCCGGAGGTGCTCGCCGGCGCCGACGCCTGCCTGATGCCCCTCAAGGACTCGCCCGTCTTCAAGCATGGGGTCAGCCCCAACAAGTTATTCGACTATTTCTCTGCGGCCCGACCCGTCATTTTCGCCATTAACACGCCCCTGAGCGCTGTGGAGGAGGCGGGGGCCGGGCTGAGCATTCAGCCCGAAGACCCCCAGGCCCTGGCCGACGCCGCGTTGCGCCTAGCCGCCCTCGCGCCGCAGGAGCGGGAAGCTATGGGTGAGCGCGGGCTCGCTTACGTGGCTGAACACCACGATATGAAGCGCTTGGCCCGGCGGTTGGCGAATGTGCTTCACGTGGTGGCCGGGAGCAAAGGGAGGAAACGGTGA
- the wecB gene encoding non-hydrolyzing UDP-N-acetylglucosamine 2-epimerase has protein sequence MVGARPQFIKASALSSALGAVPGIQEVLVHTGQHYDANMSDVFFEELGIPAPAYHLGIGSATHGVQTGEMLGAIEKVIQEERPDWLLVYGDTNSTVAGALAASKLHVPVAHVEAGLRSFNKKMPEEINRILTDHVSDALFVPTSSAAEHLRREGIFGPQVHLVGDVMYDVALNMAERARERSPVLGDLGLTEGGYILSTVHRAENTDQPERLRAIIEGLRAVTRQTPVVLPLHPRTKRIALEMGLEFGDIRVVAPVGYLDMVRLEQGAALIATDSGGVQKEAYFYRVPCVTLRDETEWTELLEAGWNTLLTPASAEQVEGGIVSRLGQRGQDVALYGTGDAARQILQVLRGPA, from the coding sequence GTGGTGGGGGCTAGGCCTCAGTTCATCAAAGCCTCGGCCCTCTCTAGTGCCCTCGGTGCGGTGCCTGGAATTCAGGAGGTGCTGGTACATACCGGCCAGCACTACGACGCCAACATGAGCGACGTGTTTTTTGAAGAGCTCGGTATCCCTGCCCCGGCCTATCACCTTGGCATAGGCTCGGCCACCCACGGGGTCCAGACGGGGGAAATGCTGGGGGCCATCGAAAAAGTCATTCAGGAGGAGCGACCCGACTGGCTGCTCGTGTACGGCGACACCAACAGTACGGTGGCGGGTGCGCTAGCGGCCTCCAAACTCCACGTCCCTGTTGCCCACGTGGAGGCGGGGCTGCGGTCTTTCAACAAAAAGATGCCGGAGGAGATCAACCGCATCCTGACTGATCACGTAAGCGACGCGCTGTTTGTGCCCACGTCGAGCGCCGCCGAGCACCTGCGCCGCGAGGGGATTTTTGGCCCTCAGGTGCATCTGGTGGGCGACGTGATGTACGACGTGGCGCTCAACATGGCCGAGCGTGCACGGGAACGCAGCCCCGTGCTGGGCGACCTGGGCTTGACCGAGGGCGGGTACATCCTGAGTACGGTTCACCGAGCTGAGAACACCGATCAACCCGAGCGGCTGAGGGCCATTATTGAGGGCTTGCGGGCGGTGACGCGTCAAACGCCCGTTGTGTTGCCGCTGCACCCACGCACCAAACGGATCGCCCTAGAGATGGGCCTGGAGTTTGGCGACATCCGGGTGGTCGCGCCCGTCGGATACCTGGATATGGTGAGGCTGGAGCAGGGCGCGGCCTTGATCGCCACCGACTCCGGCGGCGTGCAGAAAGAGGCCTATTTTTACCGGGTCCCCTGCGTCACCCTGCGGGACGAGACCGAGTGGACGGAACTCTTGGAAGCGGGTTGGAATACTCTGCTGACCCCTGCGAGCGCCGAGCAGGTAGAGGGGGGCATTGTCTCTCGGCTAGGGCAGCGGGGGCAGGATGTGGCGCTGTACGGAACGGGCGACGCCGCGCGCCAAATTTTGCAGGTGCTCCGGGGACCCGCATGA
- a CDS encoding glycosyltransferase, producing MNLLYISASLPYGPGEAFIIPEIQELTKRGHGVHLLPTRARGPVVHATAQQYEAYWSKPGLISFNMLVVFIMAFLRQPNISLQALSLILPSRPERLLKNLSVVPKAFWLAERIKEENIAHIHAHWASTSATLAMLASHISGVPWSLTAHRWDIAENNLLHRKSERARFIRFISRSGLDMAIKRGMPGKANATIIHMGIPLSREKTAVHENRGRTIIICPANLVPVKGHAYLLQAVSHIEGNVELWLAGNGELREALEQEVVELGLEESVKFLGQLPHEQLIGLYRQGEVDLVVLPSLDLGNGLHEGIPVSLMEAMAHAIPVISTSTGGIPELLEGGAGLMVPPADVAALAQAIQALTEDADWRRALGEAGQRRIEESFALEAVVSQLEGKFRKNGGLT from the coding sequence TTGAACCTTCTTTACATTTCCGCCTCTCTTCCCTATGGCCCTGGAGAAGCATTTATTATTCCGGAGATACAAGAGTTGACGAAGAGGGGACATGGGGTTCACCTTCTTCCAACGAGGGCGCGAGGTCCTGTCGTTCATGCTACTGCCCAGCAATATGAAGCGTATTGGTCGAAACCAGGGCTCATCTCTTTTAATATGTTGGTTGTTTTCATTATGGCCTTTTTGCGCCAACCAAATATTTCCTTACAGGCTTTAAGTTTAATTTTACCTTCACGGCCTGAAAGACTTCTGAAAAACTTGTCAGTCGTTCCCAAAGCTTTCTGGCTAGCAGAGCGAATCAAAGAAGAAAACATAGCTCATATACATGCCCACTGGGCCTCTACGAGTGCAACTCTAGCAATGCTGGCAAGCCATATTTCTGGTGTTCCTTGGAGTTTGACGGCACACCGATGGGACATCGCCGAAAACAATCTACTTCACAGGAAGTCGGAGAGAGCTAGATTTATACGTTTTATATCGAGAAGTGGTCTGGATATGGCGATAAAAAGAGGCATGCCAGGTAAAGCGAATGCTACCATTATTCATATGGGTATTCCTCTCTCCAGGGAGAAGACTGCGGTTCACGAAAATAGAGGAAGAACAATTATTATTTGCCCCGCCAACCTTGTACCAGTAAAGGGTCACGCGTACCTCCTTCAAGCAGTGTCCCACATAGAGGGAAACGTAGAGTTGTGGCTGGCGGGAAACGGGGAACTGAGAGAGGCGCTTGAGCAGGAAGTCGTGGAGCTGGGGCTAGAAGAGAGCGTCAAATTCCTCGGGCAATTGCCCCATGAGCAGCTGATCGGGCTGTACAGGCAGGGCGAGGTGGACCTCGTGGTCTTACCCAGTCTCGATCTCGGAAACGGGCTACATGAAGGCATTCCGGTCTCTCTGATGGAGGCGATGGCCCACGCCATCCCAGTGATTTCTACGTCTACGGGCGGCATCCCTGAGCTTTTGGAGGGCGGCGCTGGCCTAATGGTTCCTCCTGCCGATGTGGCAGCGTTGGCCCAAGCCATCCAGGCCCTTACGGAGGATGCAGATTGGCGAAGAGCGCTTGGTGAAGCGGGACAGAGGCGGATAGAGGAATCCTTTGCCCTTGAGGCTGTGGTGAGTCAACTTGAGGGAAAATTCCGAAAGAATGGAGGCTTAACTTGA
- a CDS encoding D-glucuronyl C5-epimerase family protein encodes MSIALGKSYWHMPQGLGKQFEPGKLLGYFNDMTAKTIWLGKTDKNGFPLVRVGGREVLFPTTLFQKALGHWDCSLNAEIEEVSRMGHRTDFLKVAEWAVSQQDTEGGWSVWSLVNLPSASPYSAMTQGEGISLLVRAYSLTGEEKFMVAARRALQPLLKDVSQGGVSREVNGKIILEELPAKEAKAVFNGWVFAIFGLYDLLLVGKDKMVDERLQITLKTLVNSLKDYNSGFWSYYDLSHNISSPFYHELHIAQLKALEITFLDHSAAFSVVRKEFERQLSNPIDKALSVIIKIGQKISKPTKEVVS; translated from the coding sequence GTTGTTGGGCTATTTCAATGATATGACAGCTAAAACAATATGGTTGGGTAAGACTGATAAAAACGGATTTCCTTTGGTCCGTGTGGGTGGACGCGAGGTTCTTTTTCCAACCACTCTTTTTCAAAAAGCTCTAGGTCATTGGGACTGTTCGTTAAATGCAGAGATAGAAGAGGTGTCAAGGATGGGCCACAGGACAGATTTTCTTAAAGTGGCCGAGTGGGCGGTGAGTCAGCAGGACACCGAAGGCGGTTGGTCGGTGTGGTCCCTCGTCAACCTTCCTTCAGCTTCCCCCTATTCAGCTATGACGCAGGGGGAAGGCATATCCCTCCTGGTTCGCGCTTACAGCCTTACAGGAGAGGAAAAATTTATGGTAGCGGCTAGGCGCGCTTTGCAGCCCTTATTGAAGGATGTATCTCAAGGAGGGGTTTCCAGAGAAGTGAATGGAAAAATCATCCTCGAAGAGTTGCCAGCAAAAGAAGCAAAGGCAGTCTTCAACGGGTGGGTATTCGCCATCTTCGGTCTTTATGACCTTTTACTTGTTGGAAAAGATAAAATGGTAGATGAGAGACTGCAGATAACGCTAAAAACCCTTGTTAATTCTTTAAAAGATTACAATTCGGGATTCTGGTCTTATTATGATCTATCTCACAATATTTCAAGTCCTTTCTACCACGAACTGCATATTGCACAATTAAAAGCACTAGAAATAACCTTTTTAGATCACAGCGCTGCCTTTTCTGTGGTGCGTAAGGAATTTGAGAGGCAGCTTTCTAATCCTATTGATAAAGCTTTATCTGTAATTATAAAAATAGGGCAAAAGATTTCTAAGCCGACAAAGGAAGTGGTCAGTTGA